In the Pseudomonas orientalis genome, one interval contains:
- a CDS encoding DUF2288 domain-containing protein — MTQEPSTLYAKLLGETAEISWKELEPFFAKGALLWVDASLDLIEAAEGMAEDNRGKVAAWLAAGSLGEVSATRALDVVERDPRLWAVVVSPWILIQERA; from the coding sequence ATGACGCAAGAACCAAGCACCCTCTATGCCAAGCTGCTCGGTGAAACCGCCGAAATTTCCTGGAAGGAGCTTGAACCGTTCTTTGCCAAGGGTGCCCTATTGTGGGTCGATGCCAGCCTGGATTTGATCGAAGCCGCCGAGGGAATGGCCGAAGACAACCGTGGCAAAGTCGCCGCTTGGTTGGCTGCGGGGAGCCTTGGCGAAGTGTCTGCGACGCGGGCATTGGACGTGGTCGAACGGGACCCGCGCTTGTGGGCGGTGGTGGTCTCGCCATGGATCCTGATCCAGGAAAGGGCGTGA
- a CDS encoding dermonecrotic toxin domain-containing protein, translating into MQPTYRLSSTPAASLTATQDNDYKTHYREQLQGIDTTLQFLRSRPTFSSFINERVNATFTSTANVDASRVFIKSDPSDVVVAQDAVQATRLLPSVMDAVIRRIVDKQPASFASCSTTFTFDRDEEADEHLPSSLTPAAFDTFLDELSASLQTAYRACLDAFWKQAVSTTDPRLPQDSVISARSKQISVEASLLRADGTLNTNGLRLVETFVAYPDALARQARPNRPAAYAVVLKGAGTGADMPLHGAVMLTAQDPFDSSSDRGKPLASLVARPVTTSVNVGIVVLFTPNRGLEAFPSLALLDKELHRRLNTDYEFDGLFSLLADKHYEPAATLRDKAQTTGCFDYKEILESVFSASVAAQYEKLVDDFAFMVSRYQRRGTDEDFSQLPVSLDRTTDMQKCFGVSEVLRARETKRSKVELEQFLSAASEADKQTWAIAARDYLGELERAYTGEGLPSVLQYGDQQALLAYSNKQLAQALEDQYGIDTDPSDIKVTVRRPNPAPGLYFPGARPNPQTGQSHYSIVTKSLAELALENVDYLDKVFVAKSRLSLYGEPYTALTTQQVKDLVREVDIGASYTEFLSKRLLTSPEAKQLKQSFANIMLKQLRVDIIEAKIAQDILTDSSHRGYALVNSALDQPTDTDERAKVDGYEVTVSALYITGAHVRGVLAFTSKVPKDYAIVLYTPRAKDGRAFREYTDTTQLREQFVNNPAWQDYLFERMDSTTFPRLRATLRRGILASEFSVGVIKHNFLKRAYDFEARAAIAQADRKTTSTHESNVRSTWTVIEGLVEVALAVFPVKVTFVIGLVRSAMALSAALDALQNQDKVGATHEFVRAFAYLVGALIDGAVGFTPMRLAPARPGLPNQMALSKAPQNVTPLAGWESQGIYTRAGKGSTPGQHFLKEKDQWFKVTYDETTTAGTWRLQNPRRDGRHQYHLPPIARNASNEWIIRSPEIGLRGGYHSRMARDDLMRLYPDLGDVQAARVLDSFEFPAGRERAMELRLVRRLGDGPLELQAIGLRDIPVEFRQYLNATTTLDQARLRLQGIDPGRTMPVALPAARASVIVTQQWKSWGTKIDPALLQYKRDTSQIWEYKPVYSQQSGWSQTEGNFIKVDDLYYPITENVSWYRHVVAIRKPGTAYGDFESFELMLRNSPGEQPMIATYDSGAQTWQVVERKPFEKTITAYVQDAFPDMTSVSHTQIARAVFNKYRQDYKYVDMLRVWRTGQTALDTPLSLLEPTRHTIGSNPRIPLGRAHEGTQPALWRRVDFASDRFEPHFNHAVTRPGPVTLRSLMTEVMAKVAHGELLEVSGTKLLFRRAGDDRFYCLHLVDTSEAFIADRGFRRFLQRPRDHRAVSSGQFELQYTSFRNTDFGTALHHQKVINLIGGLQHNRRSVQRPQLFIIRLAV; encoded by the coding sequence ATGCAACCGACTTACCGATTGTCCTCAACGCCTGCCGCAAGCCTTACGGCGACGCAGGATAACGACTACAAGACCCACTACCGTGAACAACTCCAGGGCATCGACACCACACTGCAGTTCCTGCGGTCTCGACCCACCTTCTCGTCCTTCATCAACGAACGGGTAAATGCGACGTTCACGTCGACCGCAAACGTGGACGCGTCTCGGGTGTTTATCAAAAGCGATCCGAGCGACGTTGTGGTTGCGCAGGACGCCGTTCAGGCGACTCGGCTGCTTCCCAGCGTGATGGATGCTGTAATCAGACGAATCGTTGACAAGCAACCCGCGTCTTTTGCCAGTTGCAGTACTACGTTTACCTTTGACCGCGACGAGGAAGCCGACGAGCACTTGCCCTCGTCACTGACACCGGCTGCATTTGACACGTTTCTCGATGAACTGTCGGCTTCGCTGCAGACGGCCTACCGGGCTTGCCTGGACGCTTTCTGGAAACAGGCAGTCAGTACGACCGACCCGCGCTTGCCCCAGGACTCTGTGATCTCGGCACGTAGCAAACAGATAAGCGTGGAGGCTTCGTTGCTCAGGGCCGATGGAACGCTGAACACCAACGGCTTGCGCCTGGTCGAGACGTTCGTGGCATATCCCGATGCGCTCGCGCGGCAAGCAAGGCCCAATAGGCCAGCGGCCTACGCCGTGGTGTTGAAGGGCGCAGGCACTGGCGCTGATATGCCTTTGCATGGTGCGGTGATGCTGACCGCCCAGGATCCTTTCGATTCTTCCTCCGATAGAGGTAAGCCCCTCGCATCGCTCGTGGCTCGGCCGGTAACAACCAGTGTCAATGTGGGGATCGTTGTTTTGTTTACACCTAATCGAGGCCTGGAGGCGTTCCCGTCCTTGGCGCTTCTCGATAAGGAACTGCATCGGCGATTAAACACCGACTACGAGTTCGATGGCCTCTTCTCTCTGCTTGCGGACAAACACTACGAGCCGGCGGCGACCCTGCGTGACAAGGCACAGACCACCGGTTGCTTTGACTATAAAGAAATCCTTGAATCAGTCTTCAGCGCCAGCGTGGCGGCGCAGTATGAAAAGCTGGTCGATGATTTTGCGTTCATGGTGAGTCGGTACCAGCGCCGTGGCACAGATGAAGACTTCAGCCAACTGCCAGTCAGTCTGGACCGAACCACGGACATGCAAAAGTGCTTCGGCGTAAGCGAGGTGTTGCGCGCTCGTGAAACCAAACGCTCCAAGGTCGAACTCGAGCAGTTTTTAAGCGCGGCCTCAGAGGCCGATAAACAGACCTGGGCAATAGCCGCGCGTGACTACCTGGGCGAACTTGAACGTGCTTATACCGGGGAAGGGCTGCCCTCGGTTTTACAATATGGTGACCAGCAGGCGTTATTGGCCTACAGCAATAAGCAATTGGCGCAGGCGCTGGAAGACCAATACGGCATCGACACGGACCCGTCCGATATCAAGGTCACTGTTCGTCGACCGAACCCCGCACCGGGCCTTTATTTTCCGGGCGCCAGGCCCAACCCGCAAACCGGTCAGTCGCATTATTCCATCGTCACCAAAAGCCTGGCGGAGCTGGCCCTGGAGAATGTCGACTATCTAGATAAGGTCTTTGTCGCCAAGTCCCGATTAAGCCTGTACGGCGAGCCCTACACGGCGTTGACTACGCAACAGGTCAAGGACCTGGTGCGTGAAGTGGATATTGGCGCCTCCTATACTGAATTTCTCAGTAAACGCCTCCTCACGTCGCCTGAAGCCAAGCAGCTCAAGCAGAGCTTCGCGAACATCATGCTCAAGCAGCTCAGGGTCGACATAATCGAGGCCAAGATTGCCCAGGACATTCTGACCGACTCATCCCATCGAGGTTATGCTCTGGTCAACAGCGCCCTTGACCAGCCCACCGACACTGATGAACGGGCCAAGGTGGATGGCTATGAAGTGACCGTGTCGGCACTTTACATAACAGGGGCCCACGTGCGCGGAGTGCTGGCCTTCACCAGCAAAGTCCCCAAAGACTACGCCATAGTTCTGTATACCCCACGGGCTAAGGATGGCCGGGCATTTCGCGAATACACCGACACGACGCAACTGCGAGAGCAGTTCGTCAACAACCCTGCGTGGCAGGATTATCTGTTTGAGCGGATGGACAGCACGACGTTCCCACGCCTGCGGGCCACGCTCAGAAGAGGCATCTTGGCGAGCGAGTTTTCCGTGGGGGTCATCAAGCACAATTTTCTGAAGCGGGCGTACGACTTCGAGGCGCGCGCTGCCATCGCTCAGGCAGATCGCAAGACCACCAGTACCCATGAGTCAAATGTGCGTAGCACCTGGACGGTGATCGAAGGGCTGGTTGAAGTAGCGCTGGCGGTTTTTCCGGTCAAGGTGACGTTTGTGATCGGCCTGGTGCGCAGTGCAATGGCATTGAGTGCTGCTCTGGATGCCTTGCAAAACCAGGACAAGGTGGGCGCGACCCATGAATTTGTCAGGGCCTTCGCGTATCTGGTCGGGGCACTGATCGACGGCGCCGTGGGGTTCACGCCTATGCGCTTGGCGCCCGCACGGCCAGGCTTGCCGAACCAGATGGCCCTCAGCAAGGCCCCCCAAAATGTCACGCCTTTGGCTGGCTGGGAAAGCCAAGGGATCTATACCCGTGCGGGTAAGGGCTCGACGCCGGGTCAGCATTTCCTTAAGGAAAAGGACCAGTGGTTCAAGGTCACCTATGACGAGACGACGACAGCCGGAACCTGGCGTTTGCAAAACCCTCGTCGCGACGGCAGGCATCAATATCACCTGCCACCCATTGCTCGCAATGCCTCCAACGAGTGGATCATACGCTCGCCCGAAATTGGCCTGAGGGGCGGTTATCACTCGCGTATGGCACGTGATGACCTGATGCGGCTCTACCCGGACCTTGGTGATGTGCAAGCGGCACGGGTCCTGGATTCGTTCGAGTTTCCTGCCGGGCGGGAACGGGCCATGGAGCTTCGTCTGGTGCGGCGTCTGGGGGATGGCCCGCTGGAATTGCAAGCCATTGGACTGCGCGATATTCCTGTCGAATTTCGTCAATACCTTAATGCGACCACGACGCTCGATCAGGCCAGGCTGCGGCTACAGGGCATAGACCCGGGGCGTACCATGCCTGTTGCCCTGCCGGCGGCGCGCGCGAGTGTGATCGTGACCCAGCAATGGAAGTCCTGGGGCACGAAGATCGATCCGGCATTGCTGCAGTACAAGCGTGACACCTCCCAAATCTGGGAATACAAACCGGTTTACAGCCAGCAATCGGGTTGGTCACAAACCGAAGGCAACTTTATCAAAGTCGATGATCTTTACTATCCCATTACTGAAAACGTGAGCTGGTACAGGCACGTTGTAGCCATCCGTAAGCCCGGCACTGCCTATGGTGACTTTGAAAGTTTTGAACTGATGTTGCGCAACAGCCCTGGCGAACAACCGATGATCGCGACCTATGATTCGGGCGCGCAAACCTGGCAGGTGGTGGAGCGAAAACCATTTGAAAAGACGATTACCGCCTATGTTCAAGATGCGTTTCCAGACATGACTTCCGTGAGCCACACGCAGATCGCTCGGGCTGTATTCAATAAGTATCGCCAGGACTACAAGTATGTGGACATGCTGCGGGTGTGGCGCACTGGGCAGACAGCCTTGGATACCCCTTTGTCACTGCTCGAACCGACGCGGCACACGATAGGATCGAACCCGAGGATTCCTCTGGGGCGTGCACACGAAGGTACGCAGCCAGCACTCTGGCGGCGGGTGGATTTTGCTTCGGATCGCTTTGAACCGCACTTCAATCACGCCGTCACGCGTCCGGGCCCGGTGACGCTGCGGTCATTGATGACCGAAGTAATGGCCAAGGTTGCCCATGGAGAGCTTCTTGAGGTGTCAGGCACCAAACTGCTCTTCAGGCGAGCAGGGGACGATAGGTTTTATTGTTTGCACCTGGTCGATACGTCGGAGGCGTTTATCGCTGACCGGGGGTTCCGAAGATTTTTACAGCGACCCCGGGACCATCGGGCGGTGAGTAGTGGGCAATTCGAGCTGCAGTACACCAGCTTCAGAAATACGGACTTCGGTACGGCGCTGCATCACCAGAAGGTCATTAATCTGATTGGCGGACTCCAGCACAACAGGCGTAGCGTCCAGCGGCCTCAACTGTTCATTATCAGGTTGGCTGTCTAG